In one Haloplanus salinus genomic region, the following are encoded:
- a CDS encoding DUF7331 family protein, with the protein MSDHVDAGRWDSTDAQRPDRDGIGTVEAYEVEDGTVLYDAENPLAWVESSAAVPIRELA; encoded by the coding sequence ATGTCCGACCACGTTGACGCAGGCCGGTGGGACAGCACGGACGCGCAGCGTCCGGATCGCGACGGTATCGGCACCGTCGAGGCGTACGAAGTCGAAGACGGGACCGTACTCTACGACGCGGAGAACCCGCTCGCGTGGGTTGAGTCGTCGGCCGCGGTGCCGATACGCGAACTGGCGTAG
- a CDS encoding DUF7322 domain-containing protein produces MFDPWPDEPEETNPESRWGDPERDLPRIPEPAVAEKDVDPEILETFWRSVVLANVALFGLSLGPMLVYFRGWWLWGGGAVALGALAGHRVYQHYRAFERRHGDDDEPGPADGGRDATPADDPERNA; encoded by the coding sequence GTGTTCGATCCGTGGCCCGACGAACCCGAGGAGACGAACCCGGAGTCGCGCTGGGGTGATCCGGAGCGCGACCTGCCACGGATTCCGGAGCCGGCGGTGGCCGAGAAGGACGTCGATCCCGAGATTCTGGAGACGTTCTGGCGGAGCGTCGTCCTCGCCAACGTCGCCCTCTTTGGCCTCTCGCTCGGCCCGATGCTCGTCTACTTCCGTGGCTGGTGGCTGTGGGGTGGCGGCGCCGTCGCCCTCGGCGCCCTCGCCGGCCACAGAGTGTATCAGCATTACCGGGCCTTCGAGCGACGTCACGGGGACGACGACGAGCCGGGGCCCGCCGACGGCGGCCGCGACGCCACCCCCGCCGACGACCCCGAACGGAACGCCTAA
- a CDS encoding DUF7346 family protein, translating into MRTVRDDEGQRYLLVKRSSESSLVRDPDTGTEEYVPNADLTVDDADPLSTAAGAVPASVRRVLTATPNDRALGLLVELVDRGPVGVRTLLDAYDLCESDLHGLLAEFRAAGLIAETTVAGERGYEATGATHDAVTRLRAGGD; encoded by the coding sequence ATGCGAACCGTCCGGGACGACGAGGGCCAGCGCTACCTGCTCGTGAAGCGCTCGTCGGAATCGAGTCTCGTCCGCGACCCCGACACCGGTACCGAGGAGTACGTACCCAACGCCGACCTCACGGTCGACGACGCCGATCCCCTGTCGACCGCCGCGGGCGCCGTCCCCGCCTCGGTCCGGCGCGTCCTCACCGCGACGCCGAACGACCGGGCGCTCGGCCTCCTCGTCGAACTCGTGGACCGGGGACCGGTCGGCGTGCGGACCCTCCTCGACGCGTACGATCTCTGTGAGAGCGACCTTCACGGCCTGCTGGCGGAGTTCCGGGCGGCCGGGTTGATCGCCGAAACCACCGTCGCCGGCGAACGCGGCTACGAGGCGACCGGGGCGACTCACGACGCCGTGACACGACTGCGGGCGGGCGGGGACTGA
- the rad50 gene encoding DNA double-strand break repair ATPase Rad50: protein MKFDRIRLRNFRPYADADLGLRDGVTVIHGLNGSGKSSLLEACFFALYGAKALEGTLDDVVTNGAEEAEIDLWFTHAGAAYHVHRRLRASGERTTTADCVLEGSDATVEGARDVRAFVVDLLRMDAEAFVNCAYVRQGEVNQLINASPGQRQDVIDDLLQLGRLEEYRDRAGDARLGIEDVRSEKRGELRKVESQIEEKEAKNLYAALDDLESTLSEVDSKIEHYETQREKARETKSEAEAVLEEYEGKRAELDSVVDDIDDLESTIREAESERETLRERVTEAHERMGELDAEVDDRLDAAGLDAATEVAVDRRRDELDGREAELREERTEAKASATGLRNQATNLAAKADDLADRAAETEERAAELRADADAAETTAEEREARVADLEDEATALAARFEDAPVDRGEAATRQDDLRERRGEVRERVAELDAKLESAKERVAEAEALLAAGKCPECGQPVADSPHADRIDDDRERVAELEAELADAREQVSTLDDRLDALGPLVTAEERLTDVEADRDRLAERAAEARETAAENREAAAKRESEATELREQASEAREVAADKREEAEEVEARIDELSAELESIDEARERVDAVAERLERIADLEDEMERHRERAAGIEETNDERRERLAEKRDRRDELREAVDEEAIESARDRQANAEAYLENVADELDALAGRRDSIQTRIGGVRSDVEALESLRDERDELAERVAALDALHEEAERLEAAYGDLRAELRQRNVETLERLLNETFDLVYGNDAYAHLRLNGEYELSVVQKDGSELDPTQLSGGERALFNLSLRCAIYRLLAEGIDGAAPMPPLILDEPTVFLDSGHVSRLVDLVAEMRDMGVAQIVIVSHDEELVGAADDLVRVEKDPRTNRSTVSRSGSAVEELAAGVTDDD from the coding sequence GTGAAGTTCGACCGGATCCGACTGCGAAACTTCCGCCCGTACGCGGACGCCGACCTCGGCTTGCGCGACGGCGTGACCGTCATCCACGGTCTCAACGGGAGCGGCAAGTCGTCGCTGTTAGAGGCGTGTTTCTTCGCGCTCTACGGCGCGAAGGCGCTGGAAGGGACGCTCGACGACGTGGTGACGAACGGCGCCGAGGAGGCCGAAATCGACCTGTGGTTCACCCACGCCGGTGCGGCCTACCACGTTCACCGTCGCCTCCGGGCGTCGGGCGAGCGGACGACCACCGCCGACTGCGTCCTGGAGGGATCGGACGCGACGGTCGAGGGCGCCCGCGACGTGCGGGCGTTCGTCGTCGACCTCCTGCGGATGGACGCCGAGGCGTTCGTCAACTGCGCGTACGTTCGACAGGGCGAGGTGAACCAGTTGATCAACGCCTCGCCGGGCCAGCGACAGGACGTGATCGACGACCTTCTGCAGCTCGGTCGGCTGGAGGAGTACCGCGACCGGGCCGGCGACGCCCGGCTCGGCATCGAGGACGTGCGCTCCGAGAAACGGGGCGAACTCCGGAAAGTGGAGTCACAGATCGAGGAGAAGGAAGCAAAGAACCTCTACGCCGCCCTCGACGACCTGGAGTCGACGCTCTCGGAGGTAGACTCGAAGATCGAGCACTACGAGACACAACGGGAGAAGGCCCGGGAGACGAAAAGCGAGGCCGAGGCGGTGCTGGAGGAGTACGAGGGGAAGCGGGCCGAACTCGACTCCGTCGTGGACGACATCGACGACTTGGAGTCGACGATCCGCGAGGCTGAGTCGGAGCGCGAGACGCTGCGCGAACGTGTGACCGAGGCACACGAGCGGATGGGCGAACTGGACGCCGAGGTCGACGACCGCCTCGACGCGGCGGGGCTGGACGCGGCCACCGAGGTGGCCGTCGACCGGCGGCGCGACGAACTCGACGGGCGCGAGGCCGAGCTGCGGGAGGAGCGAACCGAGGCGAAGGCGTCGGCGACGGGGCTTCGGAATCAGGCGACGAACCTCGCGGCGAAGGCCGACGACCTCGCGGACCGAGCGGCCGAGACGGAGGAACGCGCCGCGGAGTTGCGCGCCGACGCCGACGCCGCCGAGACGACGGCCGAGGAGCGCGAGGCGCGCGTCGCCGACTTGGAGGACGAGGCGACCGCCCTCGCCGCCCGATTCGAGGACGCGCCGGTCGACCGCGGCGAGGCCGCGACCCGACAGGACGACCTCCGCGAGCGTCGTGGCGAGGTTCGCGAACGCGTCGCGGAACTGGACGCCAAACTGGAGTCGGCGAAAGAGCGCGTCGCGGAGGCCGAAGCGCTGCTCGCGGCCGGGAAATGCCCCGAGTGCGGGCAGCCGGTCGCGGACTCGCCACACGCCGACCGGATCGACGACGACCGCGAGCGGGTGGCCGAACTGGAGGCCGAACTGGCCGACGCCCGTGAGCAGGTGTCGACGCTCGACGACCGGCTCGACGCGCTCGGCCCGCTGGTCACGGCGGAGGAGCGGCTGACCGACGTCGAGGCCGACCGCGACCGGCTCGCGGAGCGCGCGGCCGAGGCCCGTGAGACGGCCGCGGAGAACCGCGAGGCGGCTGCGAAGCGCGAGTCGGAGGCGACCGAGCTGCGCGAGCAGGCGTCGGAGGCCCGGGAGGTCGCGGCGGATAAACGCGAGGAGGCCGAGGAGGTCGAGGCGCGGATCGACGAGTTGAGCGCCGAACTGGAGTCGATCGACGAGGCCCGCGAGCGCGTCGACGCCGTCGCCGAGCGGCTGGAGCGGATCGCCGACCTCGAAGACGAGATGGAACGCCACCGCGAGCGAGCGGCCGGCATCGAGGAGACCAACGACGAACGCCGGGAACGACTCGCGGAGAAACGCGACCGCCGCGACGAACTCCGCGAGGCCGTCGACGAGGAGGCCATCGAATCGGCCCGCGATCGGCAGGCGAACGCCGAGGCGTATCTGGAGAACGTCGCGGACGAACTGGACGCCCTCGCGGGGCGACGCGATTCGATCCAGACGAGGATCGGCGGCGTCAGAAGCGACGTCGAGGCGCTGGAGTCGCTGCGGGACGAACGCGACGAACTCGCCGAGCGTGTCGCCGCTCTCGACGCCCTCCACGAGGAGGCCGAACGGCTCGAAGCCGCGTACGGCGACCTGCGCGCGGAACTCCGTCAGCGCAACGTCGAGACGCTCGAGCGGCTCCTGAACGAGACCTTCGACCTCGTCTACGGCAACGACGCCTACGCCCACCTCCGTCTGAACGGCGAGTACGAACTCTCGGTCGTCCAGAAGGACGGCAGCGAACTCGATCCGACCCAGCTGTCGGGCGGCGAGCGCGCCCTGTTCAACCTCAGCCTGCGGTGTGCGATCTATCGCCTTCTCGCGGAGGGTATCGACGGCGCGGCACCCATGCCGCCGCTCATCCTCGACGAGCCGACCGTCTTCCTCGACTCGGGGCACGTCTCGCGGCTGGTCGATCTGGTCGCGGAGATGCGCGACATGGGCGTCGCACAGATCGTCATCGTCAGTCACGACGAGGAACTCGTCGGCGCAGCCGACGACCTCGTGCGCGTCGAGAAGGACCCACGGACGAACCGCTCGACGGTCTCCCGGTCGGGGTCGGCGGTCGAGGAGCTAGCGGCCGGCGTCACCGACGACGACTGA
- the mre11 gene encoding DNA double-strand break repair protein Mre11, protein MTRVIHTGDTHVGYRQYHSPERRQDFLDAFEAVIDDAVSGPDGPTVDAVVHAGDLFHDRRPDLPDLLGVLSALRRLDAAGVPFLAIVGNHEATRGRQWLDLFENLGLATRLDGDPMLVGDAAFYGLDHVPRSRRDDLDYEFTPPPADAEATALVAHGLFTPFPHADWDTEALLDAATVDFDAALLGDNHVADTAQVDDTWVTYCGSTERASADERDARGYNLVEFGADAGGDAAVDIRRRSLDTRPFAFVDVELRDGEGVERVRERVRAYDLDDAVAVVSITGDGDPVTPAAVEDAALEEGALLARVTDHRAVGGDAAEATPDVDFADPDAAVRERVRGMDLSDLGRRLDETIRDDAVPDSNVRDRVASAVGDAVTAGALDGPSPTDDGAAESDAAADEADGTDGERDQVSMEDFL, encoded by the coding sequence ATGACACGGGTGATCCACACCGGCGACACCCACGTCGGCTACCGACAGTACCACTCGCCGGAGCGCCGGCAGGACTTCCTCGACGCGTTCGAGGCGGTGATCGACGACGCCGTGTCGGGGCCGGACGGCCCGACAGTCGACGCCGTCGTTCACGCCGGCGACCTGTTTCACGACCGTCGTCCCGATCTCCCCGACCTGCTCGGCGTCCTCTCGGCGCTCCGCCGCCTCGACGCCGCCGGCGTGCCCTTCCTCGCTATCGTCGGCAACCACGAGGCCACACGGGGACGCCAGTGGCTCGACCTCTTCGAGAACCTGGGGCTGGCGACCCGACTCGACGGGGATCCGATGCTCGTCGGCGACGCCGCGTTCTACGGGCTGGACCACGTCCCCCGTTCCCGCCGCGACGACCTCGACTACGAGTTCACGCCCCCGCCGGCCGACGCCGAGGCGACGGCGCTCGTCGCTCACGGTCTCTTCACCCCCTTCCCGCACGCCGACTGGGACACCGAAGCACTGCTCGACGCCGCCACCGTCGACTTCGACGCGGCCTTGCTCGGCGACAACCACGTCGCCGACACGGCCCAGGTCGACGACACGTGGGTGACCTACTGCGGCTCGACGGAGCGGGCGAGCGCGGACGAACGCGACGCCCGCGGCTACAACCTCGTCGAGTTCGGCGCCGACGCGGGCGGCGACGCGGCCGTCGACATCCGGCGCCGGTCGCTCGATACCCGTCCGTTCGCGTTCGTCGACGTGGAACTGCGCGACGGCGAGGGGGTCGAGCGCGTCCGCGAGCGCGTCCGTGCGTACGACCTCGACGACGCCGTCGCTGTCGTCTCGATCACCGGCGACGGCGACCCCGTCACGCCCGCGGCCGTCGAAGACGCGGCGCTCGAGGAAGGCGCCTTGCTCGCACGCGTCACCGACCACCGGGCGGTCGGCGGCGACGCAGCCGAGGCGACGCCGGACGTTGACTTCGCCGATCCCGACGCGGCCGTGCGCGAGCGCGTCCGCGGGATGGATCTCTCGGATCTCGGCCGCCGGCTCGACGAGACCATCCGGGACGACGCGGTACCCGACTCGAACGTCCGCGACCGGGTCGCGTCGGCCGTCGGGGACGCCGTAACGGCGGGCGCGCTCGACGGACCGTCGCCGACGGACGACGGCGCGGCGGAGTCGGACGCCGCGGCCGACGAGGCCGACGGCACCGACGGCGAACGCGACCAAGTCTCCATGGAGGACTTCCTGTGA
- a CDS encoding MarR family transcriptional regulator, which translates to MSTTEAVACDESGDRWADVRDLPPSAKLVAKVLDYNETLSQSQLAEETLLPPRTVRYALTRLEDADAVESRFSFSDARKRLYSLKI; encoded by the coding sequence ATGAGTACGACCGAGGCAGTCGCTTGCGACGAGAGCGGGGATCGGTGGGCCGACGTGCGCGACCTGCCGCCGAGTGCGAAGCTCGTCGCGAAGGTCCTCGACTACAACGAGACGCTGAGTCAGAGCCAGTTAGCGGAGGAGACGCTGCTGCCGCCGCGGACGGTCCGGTACGCGTTGACGCGGCTCGAAGACGCCGACGCCGTCGAGTCGCGGTTCTCCTTCTCGGACGCGCGCAAGCGCCTCTACTCCCTGAAGATTTAA
- the pan1 gene encoding proteasome-activating nucleotidase Pan1, which produces MTDTVDDVDLPYDEEAASQQEKIEALRERLDVLEGQNEEMRDKLLDANAENNKYQQKLERLTHENKKLKQSPLFVATVQEVNDEGVIIKQHGNNQEALTEVTEETKSELEPDARVAVNNSLSIVKRLDKETDVRARVMQVDHSPDVTYADIGGLEGQMQEVRETVEMPLDRPEMFQQVGIDPPSGVLLHGPPGTGKTMLAKAVANQTDATFIKMAGSELVHKFIGEGAKLVRDLFEVARENEPAVLFIDEIDAIASKRTDSKTSGDAEVQRTMMQLLSEMDGFEERGEIRIIAATNRFDMLDPAILRPGRFDRLIEVPKPDEEGRGIIFQIHTRNMNVADDVDFTALADMADDASGADIKAICTEAGMFAIRDDRTEIYMDDFVAAWEKISAETNDESASRAFA; this is translated from the coding sequence ATGACCGATACTGTGGACGATGTCGACCTCCCCTACGACGAGGAGGCGGCGTCGCAGCAGGAGAAAATCGAAGCCCTCCGGGAACGCCTCGACGTGCTGGAGGGCCAGAACGAGGAGATGCGCGACAAGCTGCTGGACGCCAACGCGGAGAACAACAAGTACCAGCAGAAACTGGAGCGCCTGACCCACGAGAACAAGAAGCTCAAACAGTCGCCGCTGTTCGTCGCGACGGTCCAGGAGGTGAACGACGAGGGCGTCATCATCAAACAGCACGGCAACAACCAGGAGGCCCTCACCGAGGTCACCGAGGAAACGAAATCGGAGCTCGAACCCGACGCGCGCGTCGCGGTGAACAACTCCCTCTCCATCGTCAAGCGCCTCGATAAGGAGACGGACGTCCGCGCCCGCGTGATGCAAGTCGACCACAGCCCCGACGTGACCTACGCGGACATCGGCGGCCTCGAAGGGCAGATGCAGGAGGTCCGCGAGACGGTCGAGATGCCGCTCGACCGCCCCGAGATGTTCCAGCAGGTCGGCATCGACCCGCCGTCGGGCGTCCTCCTCCATGGCCCGCCGGGGACGGGGAAGACGATGCTCGCCAAGGCGGTCGCCAACCAGACCGACGCCACCTTCATCAAGATGGCCGGCTCCGAACTCGTCCACAAGTTCATCGGCGAGGGGGCGAAACTCGTCCGCGACCTCTTCGAGGTGGCCCGCGAGAACGAACCCGCCGTCCTCTTCATCGACGAAATCGACGCCATCGCGTCGAAGCGGACGGACTCGAAGACGTCGGGCGACGCCGAGGTCCAGCGGACGATGATGCAGCTGCTCTCGGAGATGGACGGCTTCGAGGAACGCGGCGAGATCCGCATCATCGCCGCCACCAACCGCTTCGACATGCTCGATCCGGCCATCCTCCGCCCCGGCCGGTTCGACCGCCTCATCGAGGTGCCCAAGCCCGACGAGGAGGGCCGGGGGATCATCTTCCAGATCCACACCCGCAACATGAACGTCGCCGACGACGTGGACTTCACTGCGCTGGCCGACATGGCCGACGACGCCTCCGGGGCCGACATCAAAGCCATCTGCACCGAGGCGGGGATGTTCGCCATCCGCGACGACCGCACCGAGATATACATGGACGACTTCGTGGCGGCGTGGGAGAAAATCAGCGCCGAGACGAACGACGAGAGCGCTTCGCGGGCGTTCGCGTAG
- a CDS encoding DUF5796 family protein: protein MSIRSDVAPSTLPVEFFEEGVQVEYLDGRTTLYRGVPQKAEETLTTAPGKEVHVLVTDSGGTEGVMLYVNDRKTHDDILESTGVGRIVLDGGEAEEIFPGVTVATPDGMRCRIQADLDVARGRVFVFVEDDWGEESYELVDE from the coding sequence ATGAGCATCCGTAGCGACGTGGCACCCAGCACGCTCCCGGTCGAGTTCTTCGAGGAGGGCGTCCAGGTCGAGTATCTCGACGGTCGGACGACGCTGTACCGGGGCGTCCCACAGAAGGCCGAGGAGACGCTCACGACCGCGCCGGGCAAGGAAGTCCACGTCCTCGTGACCGACTCCGGAGGGACCGAGGGCGTGATGCTGTACGTCAACGACCGCAAGACCCACGACGACATCCTGGAGTCGACCGGCGTGGGTCGGATCGTCCTCGACGGCGGCGAGGCGGAGGAAATCTTCCCCGGCGTCACCGTCGCCACGCCGGACGGGATGCGGTGTCGGATTCAGGCCGACCTCGACGTGGCCCGCGGGCGGGTGTTCGTGTTCGTCGAGGACGACTGGGGCGAGGAGTCGTACGAACTGGTCGACGAGTAG
- a CDS encoding DUF7128 family protein, producing the protein MVSTTERDGMTWYECEVCGMLFDAEEDAKQHEETCDDDTADPSYLQ; encoded by the coding sequence ATGGTGTCCACGACCGAGCGGGACGGCATGACGTGGTACGAGTGTGAGGTCTGTGGGATGTTGTTCGACGCCGAGGAGGACGCAAAACAGCACGAAGAGACGTGCGACGACGACACCGCCGACCCCTCATACCTGCAGTAG
- a CDS encoding adenylosuccinate synthase, producing MTVTIVGSQLGDEGKGALVDLWGGNADIVVRYQGGDNAGHTVVEGGEEYKLSLVPSGAIRGKVGVLGNGCVVNPRTLFDELDALRERGLDPDVRVARRAHVIMPYHRVLDGIEEEAKSDDDLEAGTTGRGIGPTYEDKVGRRGIRVGDLLDPDVLRDRLEYVVPQKRAVVEDVFGMEAGEEFDVDALHEEFAAVGRRLDAEDMTVNAGDFLGTELDGGANLLFEGAQGTSIDIDHGIYPYVTSSNPTAGGASTGTGVGPTVVGQGEVVGIVKAYLSRVGTGPLPTELDGEDEALADYIREKGGEFGTVTGRPRRIGWLDVPMLRHAARASGFTGIAVNHLDVLAGLDEVQVGDAYELDGERLETMPATTERWADCEPILKEFEPWPEVDWAAVADDGYDALPGGARAYLDYLSGEVGAPVYAVGVGPDRAETIELVDPFERDA from the coding sequence ATGACTGTCACCATCGTCGGGTCCCAGCTCGGCGACGAGGGCAAGGGCGCCCTCGTCGACCTGTGGGGTGGGAACGCCGACATCGTGGTCCGGTACCAGGGCGGGGACAACGCCGGCCACACCGTCGTCGAAGGCGGCGAGGAGTACAAACTCTCCTTGGTGCCGAGCGGCGCCATCCGCGGCAAGGTCGGCGTCCTCGGTAACGGCTGTGTGGTCAATCCGCGGACGTTGTTCGACGAACTCGACGCGCTCCGCGAGCGGGGACTCGACCCCGACGTGCGTGTCGCGCGCCGCGCACACGTCATCATGCCGTACCACCGCGTCCTCGACGGTATCGAGGAGGAAGCCAAGAGCGACGACGACCTCGAAGCCGGCACCACCGGCCGCGGCATCGGCCCGACCTACGAGGACAAGGTCGGTCGGCGTGGCATCCGCGTCGGCGACCTGCTCGACCCCGACGTGTTGCGCGACCGACTGGAGTACGTGGTTCCGCAGAAACGCGCCGTGGTCGAGGACGTGTTCGGCATGGAAGCCGGCGAGGAGTTCGACGTGGACGCGCTCCACGAGGAGTTCGCGGCCGTCGGCCGTCGCCTCGACGCGGAGGATATGACGGTCAACGCGGGCGACTTCCTCGGGACCGAACTCGACGGCGGCGCGAACCTGCTGTTCGAAGGCGCACAGGGTACCTCAATCGACATCGATCACGGCATCTACCCGTACGTCACCTCCTCGAACCCGACCGCCGGCGGCGCCTCGACGGGGACGGGCGTCGGCCCGACGGTGGTCGGGCAGGGCGAAGTCGTCGGCATCGTGAAGGCCTACCTCTCGCGGGTCGGCACCGGCCCGCTCCCGACCGAACTCGACGGCGAGGACGAGGCCCTCGCCGACTACATCCGTGAGAAGGGCGGCGAGTTCGGCACCGTCACCGGTCGGCCGCGTCGGATCGGCTGGCTGGACGTGCCGATGCTCCGCCACGCCGCGCGCGCCAGCGGGTTCACCGGCATCGCGGTCAACCACCTCGACGTGCTCGCGGGGCTCGACGAGGTGCAGGTGGGCGACGCCTACGAACTCGACGGCGAGCGACTGGAGACGATGCCCGCGACGACCGAGCGCTGGGCGGACTGCGAGCCGATCCTGAAGGAGTTCGAGCCGTGGCCCGAGGTGGACTGGGCGGCCGTCGCCGACGACGGCTACGACGCCCTGCCCGGCGGCGCGCGGGCGTATCTCGACTACCTGAGCGGGGAAGTCGGTGCCCCCGTCTACGCCGTCGGCGTCGGTCCGGACCGCGCCGAGACCATCGAACTCGTCGACCCGTTCGAGCGGGACGCGTAA
- a CDS encoding DUF7527 domain-containing protein: MDGEILDAVTEWGTRPVADGVAGLYELADGKFTGAVTDGTAWAFVLNGRFVGTFDGVIEDFEDASLTAYTAPDMSLPLLYAMQARGGEVRGQYYSNDTPLSEIDATLSSGNFVGYVELSENVLSGDYYVVYYGGRALPVAFVGNNRRLLSGDEAFERAADEVGIYSVVDADVEVVDLPERPEGAAAPPAEPDAESTDQSGVVIDPDAEDGTTAESESTADAEDGTTAEAVTADSATDIEDGDGDGSEPTPDVDDGVDESAGADGGTAAADDFQSLGELSGVDDDGTAADADGDAESDRSPADESTTAGGDGPDPEPDDADRLHRETRALRERIAELAAERDRIAGERDDLRAEADRLRDRVTELEAAVERLEADDDDSDVETRTLTPEEATSGTNLFVRYADKASGTLERAAEGRVSAAELRDNLRLEYHTEFESEGARVDGQPFDAFLRTTPEHRFAEWLLTALVYEIRQTDTRAELSKLYEAIENVDRIDLDGDVDVTAGDDEGGAGSTTVTFDVVFRNKMGDPLFVAAFDDSRDPTRAGTIRPLLDDARSASRAVGAFAAAFVVTTSFFDADAMEVAVDATRGGLFSRSSRKSYVKLSRKSGFHLCLVEARDEDFFLTVPEL; encoded by the coding sequence ATGGACGGCGAGATTCTCGACGCAGTGACCGAGTGGGGGACCCGTCCCGTCGCGGACGGTGTCGCCGGCCTGTACGAACTGGCCGACGGGAAGTTCACCGGCGCCGTCACCGACGGCACGGCGTGGGCGTTCGTCCTCAACGGTCGCTTCGTCGGGACCTTCGACGGCGTCATCGAGGACTTCGAGGACGCCTCGCTGACGGCCTACACCGCCCCCGATATGTCGCTGCCGCTGCTCTACGCCATGCAGGCCCGCGGCGGCGAGGTCCGGGGGCAGTACTACTCGAACGACACGCCGCTGTCGGAGATCGATGCCACCCTCTCCTCGGGCAACTTCGTCGGCTACGTCGAACTCTCGGAGAACGTCCTCTCGGGCGATTACTACGTCGTCTACTACGGCGGCCGCGCGCTCCCCGTCGCGTTCGTCGGGAACAACCGCCGCCTGCTCTCCGGCGACGAGGCGTTCGAACGCGCCGCCGACGAGGTTGGCATTTACTCCGTCGTCGACGCCGACGTCGAGGTGGTCGACCTGCCGGAGCGACCCGAGGGCGCTGCGGCGCCCCCGGCGGAACCGGACGCCGAGTCCACGGACCAGTCCGGCGTCGTGATCGACCCGGACGCCGAGGACGGGACGACGGCGGAGTCGGAGTCGACCGCCGACGCCGAGGACGGGACGACGGCGGAGGCCGTGACCGCCGATTCCGCCACGGACATCGAGGACGGAGACGGAGACGGGTCGGAACCGACGCCCGACGTCGACGACGGCGTCGACGAGTCGGCCGGTGCGGACGGCGGGACGGCCGCGGCGGACGACTTCCAGTCGCTCGGCGAACTCTCGGGGGTCGACGACGACGGGACCGCAGCCGACGCGGACGGCGACGCCGAATCCGACCGGTCGCCGGCCGACGAGTCGACGACGGCGGGCGGTGACGGACCCGACCCCGAACCGGACGACGCCGACCGGCTCCACCGCGAAACACGCGCTCTTCGAGAGCGGATCGCGGAACTGGCGGCCGAACGGGATCGGATCGCCGGCGAGCGCGACGACCTCCGCGCGGAGGCCGACCGCCTGCGCGACCGGGTGACGGAACTGGAGGCGGCGGTCGAACGGCTCGAAGCCGACGACGACGACTCCGACGTCGAGACACGGACGCTCACCCCGGAGGAGGCGACCTCCGGGACGAACCTGTTCGTCCGCTACGCCGACAAGGCGAGCGGGACGCTCGAACGCGCCGCCGAGGGCCGGGTTTCGGCGGCGGAGCTCCGCGACAACCTTCGGTTGGAGTATCACACCGAGTTCGAGAGCGAGGGCGCCCGAGTCGACGGGCAGCCGTTCGACGCGTTCCTCCGGACGACGCCCGAGCATCGGTTCGCCGAGTGGTTGTTGACCGCCCTCGTCTACGAGATTCGGCAGACCGACACGCGGGCGGAGCTGTCGAAACTGTACGAGGCCATAGAGAACGTCGATCGGATCGACCTCGACGGCGACGTCGACGTGACCGCCGGGGACGACGAGGGCGGGGCGGGGTCGACGACGGTCACCTTCGACGTCGTGTTCCGGAACAAGATGGGCGATCCGCTCTTCGTGGCGGCGTTCGACGACTCGCGGGACCCGACGCGTGCCGGGACGATCCGGCCGCTCCTCGACGATGCGCGGTCGGCGAGTCGAGCGGTGGGGGCGTTCGCCGCGGCCTTCGTCGTGACGACGAGTTTCTTCGACGCCGACGCGATGGAGGTCGCCGTCGACGCCACCCGAGGCGGACTGTTCAGCCGGAGTTCACGGAAGAGCTACGTCAAACTGTCGCGGAAATCCGGGTTCCACCTCTGTCTGGTCGAGGCGCGAGACGAGGACTTCTTCCTGACCGTACCGGAGCTCTAA
- a CDS encoding CDGSH iron-sulfur domain-containing protein yields MAREVTHTATGPKIITPADIDDEHGDVAVCLCGLSDSYPFCDGSHRRAEDEDPDERYKYVDGTRRRITIEFEEP; encoded by the coding sequence ATGGCGCGTGAAGTCACACACACCGCGACCGGGCCGAAGATCATCACGCCGGCGGACATCGACGACGAGCACGGCGACGTGGCCGTCTGCCTGTGCGGGCTGAGCGACTCCTACCCTTTCTGTGACGGCTCCCACCGACGGGCCGAGGACGAGGACCCGGACGAGCGGTACAAATACGTCGACGGGACGCGCCGACGGATCACGATCGAGTTCGAGGAGCCCTGA